From one Spiroplasma endosymbiont of Panorpa germanica genomic stretch:
- a CDS encoding SGNH/GDSL hydrolase family protein, whose product MKKLLQVLGTLSLLTSTTTTIVSCTIPQKKDFSVDELIGKNIDTSNQVDDSNHEGMFTNFYTVGDSLSDTGALIGALNAKFKANAKIEQPSYSNSFTNGDTAAKLLAEKLGFEKNWEYGFNFMGENHHGNNYAVGGATASNVEGVSGMLLNNFKIYEQTVALIKQHRVKPTDLVFFEIGGNDLFQMINTPEKFQEQKMDEAIANIEKALLVLLNNGIENIIVMNAPDVSKIPTYNTSNEKTIKSAANLSREFNERFDLVFDKLDAKHPGVLKKFDLYTEFNEMLVLFEEEVEGGNSKKSCTVMEPDTKNITTGLTIKVNYENGCSAQEIDKFFFFDAVHPTQWGHDYVANRLFEIAQQMGGTKNA is encoded by the coding sequence ATGAAAAAACTTTTACAGGTTTTAGGAACCTTAAGCTTACTGACAAGCACAACTACAACAATCGTTAGTTGTACAATTCCTCAAAAGAAAGATTTTTCAGTTGATGAATTGATAGGTAAAAATATCGATACTAGCAATCAAGTAGATGACTCCAACCATGAAGGCATGTTTACCAATTTTTATACAGTTGGAGATAGTCTATCAGATACAGGTGCTTTAATCGGGGCGTTAAATGCAAAATTTAAAGCTAACGCGAAAATTGAACAGCCAAGTTATAGTAACTCATTTACAAATGGTGATACAGCCGCCAAATTATTAGCCGAAAAACTTGGATTCGAAAAGAATTGAGAGTATGGATTTAATTTTATGGGCGAAAACCATCATGGTAATAACTACGCAGTTGGGGGCGCAACTGCTAGTAATGTTGAAGGCGTTTCAGGAATGCTTTTAAACAATTTTAAAATTTATGAACAAACCGTTGCCTTAATTAAGCAACACAGAGTTAAGCCAACTGATTTGGTGTTCTTTGAAATCGGAGGAAATGATTTATTTCAAATGATAAACACTCCTGAAAAATTCCAAGAACAAAAAATGGATGAGGCAATTGCTAATATAGAAAAAGCATTACTTGTATTATTAAACAATGGGATCGAAAATATTATAGTCATGAATGCACCTGATGTAAGTAAAATCCCGACTTATAATACAAGCAATGAGAAAACAATCAAAAGTGCTGCAAATTTAAGTCGCGAGTTCAACGAACGATTTGATTTAGTTTTTGACAAGCTTGATGCTAAACACCCTGGAGTTTTGAAAAAATTTGACTTGTATACAGAATTTAACGAAATGTTGGTTCTTTTTGAAGAAGAAGTCGAGGGTGGAAACTCTAAAAAATCTTGTACAGTTATGGAACCAGATACAAAAAACATTACTACTGGATTAACAATCAAAGTTAATTACGAGAATGGTTGTTCGGCTCAAGAAATAGATAAATTCTTCTTCTTTGATGCAGTTCACCCAACTCAGTGAGGTCACGATTATGTAGCTAATCGTTTGTTTGAAATTGCTCAACAAATGGGAGGAACTAAAAATGCGTAA
- a CDS encoding lipoprotein has product MKKLLSILASSSLVGTTTLAVVACKTQEEIIPNDFDFEKTLNEFLSEVTSIFKTAIYEAFYPYAWMEEENLPANITIEELINNREALNDHNSDYYKNVSAEIFKIIPTKDINNEIVRSTVNNINYNSVIVDNSTPLKSGIDIEKIELYEKGDNLTVGISIATQITYKDSTGQKGYRPVTTMVSINIFKKPEVVEKAIDISEEFNKSFNKLHVNDFVFNSSKGNLENTTAKLNEGKYPVNADIKKYLVELSDANPKAEINNMGLKWSVDTSTIIDASRFATASNLYNYKGRLNNALLAHKGLEDPWIDYLDQVKSDTSGSNWLVPIIAEGINDQYIEDMEYEIQAKNNISRSINQYNLAYNFDNSTTIQNFVSAQDSDLKLDMVKDANTIAMFGLTFKGVTFKLDGDTYDFLDQTIFYRQRTTFNNTKELYEKFIEDSFEFQSQFLGLRNKESVENLGNKNFYIKIEEKYREENYTGTSTMYLNARDKFKYLVRVNENANNYLEELELTPVLINSNEKGSPMYYNYGDTKKNYWGPSEKDAVRTLFIHNGGKTKINDICLKTYFFSSGVTNPSKLSYWVQQKGSRKNGEVKIKEKDWKKYLKQNETFIICEYIKDIG; this is encoded by the coding sequence ATGAAAAAACTTTTAAGCATTTTAGCTAGTTCATCACTTGTTGGGACAACTACTTTAGCCGTAGTTGCTTGTAAAACTCAAGAAGAAATTATACCAAATGACTTTGATTTTGAAAAAACTTTAAACGAATTTCTCTCAGAGGTAACATCAATATTTAAAACTGCCATATATGAAGCTTTCTATCCTTATGCTTGAATGGAAGAGGAAAATCTTCCTGCTAATATTACTATTGAAGAGTTGATAAATAATAGAGAAGCATTAAATGACCACAACAGTGATTACTATAAAAATGTTTCAGCCGAAATTTTTAAAATTATTCCAACTAAAGATATTAATAATGAAATAGTTAGATCGACTGTTAATAATATTAACTATAATTCTGTTATTGTTGACAACTCAACACCTTTAAAATCAGGAATTGATATTGAGAAAATAGAACTTTATGAAAAAGGAGATAACTTAACCGTTGGTATTTCTATTGCAACCCAAATCACATACAAAGACAGCACCGGTCAAAAGGGTTATAGACCTGTCACAACCATGGTTTCAATAAATATTTTTAAAAAACCAGAGGTTGTTGAAAAGGCAATTGACATTAGTGAAGAATTTAATAAAAGCTTTAATAAACTTCATGTCAATGATTTTGTATTCAATAGCAGCAAGGGTAATTTAGAAAATACCACAGCTAAACTTAATGAGGGTAAATACCCTGTTAATGCTGATATTAAAAAGTATTTAGTCGAACTAAGTGATGCAAACCCAAAAGCAGAAATAAACAATATGGGATTGAAATGAAGTGTTGACACAAGCACAATTATTGATGCGTCCCGTTTTGCAACAGCATCTAACTTGTATAATTACAAAGGTAGACTTAATAATGCTCTTCTTGCTCACAAGGGATTAGAAGACCCGTGAATAGATTATTTAGATCAAGTAAAAAGTGATACAAGTGGTAGTAACTGACTTGTCCCAATTATAGCTGAGGGTATTAATGACCAATATATCGAGGACATGGAATATGAAATTCAAGCAAAAAACAATATTTCCAGATCAATCAACCAATATAATCTCGCCTACAATTTTGATAACAGCACCACAATACAAAATTTTGTCAGTGCGCAAGATTCTGATCTAAAATTGGATATGGTAAAAGATGCCAACACAATCGCTATGTTTGGTTTGACATTTAAGGGAGTGACATTTAAATTAGACGGAGACACTTACGATTTTCTAGATCAAACAATATTTTACCGCCAGAGAACAACATTTAATAACACAAAAGAACTTTATGAGAAATTTATCGAAGATTCGTTTGAATTTCAATCTCAATTTTTAGGATTGAGAAATAAAGAAAGTGTTGAAAATCTTGGGAATAAAAACTTTTATATAAAAATTGAGGAGAAATATAGAGAGGAAAATTATACTGGTACTAGTACGATGTATTTGAACGCCAGGGATAAATTTAAATATTTGGTAAGGGTCAACGAAAATGCTAATAATTACTTGGAAGAACTAGAATTAACGCCGGTTCTTATAAATTCTAACGAAAAAGGTAGTCCGATGTACTACAATTATGGCGACACGAAAAAAAATTATTGAGGTCCCTCAGAAAAAGATGCTGTCAGAACACTTTTTATTCACAATGGAGGAAAAACTAAAATTAATGATATTTGTTTAAAAACCTATTTCTTTTCATCTGGAGTAACTAATCCGTCAAAATTAAGTTATTGAGTCCAACAAAAAGGGAGCAGAAAAAACGGTGAAGTTAAAATTAAAGAAAAAGATTGAAAAAAATACTTGAAACAAAACGAAACTTTTATTATATGTGAATATATTAAAGACATTGGATAA